A single Abyssisolibacter fermentans DNA region contains:
- a CDS encoding alpha/beta fold hydrolase gives MKQFFVKIREKQARITEWGDKNNPEIICLHGLGSTSLSFIEIGELLQDRYHILSIDLPGHGKTPSFEKDEDYGYENLINWVVELIDIIGKDTFYLLAHSAGASIALHYAAECPERVNKMLLLDGGYHNNQMCYDYFIKLYKSGKLGYKPNCSLEEEITYYEDDFDKFIFDDKESFLKTEKSNYKRWSKLLETAVYDLMREEDCKIKYHATGDTARGFIKFQYNVYKTLKFDSIKSDILLLYVDLPEEYFEIRKLMIEAFEKKIKLTAKAYRDTTHMIHWDRPNEVARDIVNWFK, from the coding sequence ATGAAACAATTTTTTGTAAAAATTAGAGAAAAACAAGCTAGAATTACTGAATGGGGAGATAAAAATAATCCTGAGATTATTTGCTTACATGGTTTAGGTAGTACAAGTTTGAGTTTTATTGAGATTGGTGAGTTATTACAAGATAGATACCATATACTATCAATTGATTTACCGGGACATGGCAAAACACCTAGTTTTGAAAAAGATGAAGATTATGGATATGAAAATTTGATTAATTGGGTAGTAGAATTGATAGATATCATTGGTAAAGATACATTTTATTTATTAGCACATTCGGCTGGAGCAAGCATAGCCTTACATTATGCCGCTGAGTGTCCTGAAAGAGTTAACAAAATGTTACTGTTAGATGGGGGATATCATAACAACCAAATGTGTTATGATTATTTTATTAAATTATATAAAAGTGGAAAACTTGGATATAAGCCAAATTGTTCGTTAGAGGAAGAGATAACGTATTATGAAGATGATTTTGACAAATTTATTTTCGATGATAAAGAGAGCTTTTTAAAGACAGAAAAATCAAATTATAAAAGATGGTCAAAGTTGTTGGAAACAGCAGTATATGATTTGATGAGAGAAGAGGATTGTAAAATTAAATATCATGCTACAGGTGATACTGCCAGAGGGTTTATTAAATTTCAGTACAATGTATATAAAACATTGAAATTTGATAGCATTAAAAGTGATATATTGCTTTTGTATGTTGACCTTCCTGAGGAGTATTTTGAGATAAGGAAGTTGATGATTGAAGCATTTGAAAAGAAAATTAAATTGACTGCTAAAGCATATAGAGATACAACACATATGATTCATTGGGATAGACCTAATGAAGTTGCTAGAGATATTGTGAATTGGTTTAAATAA
- a CDS encoding diguanylate cyclase domain-containing protein, whose amino-acid sequence MDYNKLNKDELTKKINSLEDSFNLVKENSENFNYLMIYKYLTRLLNNIYENIYISDPETYEIIFANEALINSLKNNPIGKKCYEALQGFKEPCSFCSNKIILENKNEIYKWEYYNQILDKHYILADKIIKWIDGRDVRFEFAVNITDLKKTQNALKRKLKFEKAIKDISYKFINLDNFYDKMNYSFEKIGNLTNSSRIYIFDYDNKYDTLTNTQEWCAKGVFPQINKLQNLPATMFPWWMKKLHNKDYIIIKDVNKLPPEAENEKKILLEQNIISLVAMPIFIGDELYGFIGLDYIENNFTCSNEDINLLRIFSQIVGMSINKIIINKKLNYLIYHDTLTKVYNRNYFEKEMDELNKKNLSTGIIICDIDGLKLINDTFGHKVGDKLLIDFASILIKCVNNTDTIARIGGDEFVVLLSDTNRCYIQNIIELIKEEIDNYNSKKEIKLSASIGYAIKTDNDMDLRDIFKQADDYMYRRKLLNSNSIRSSLIQTLTKALDARDFITQGHAERLEELVIKLAKAYKLPKNMYGDLILFAKFHDIGKVGISDKILFKNGPLNKEERKNIQRHSEIGYKIARTSPDLVLISDWILKHHEWWDGSGYPIGLKGEEIPLECRILSIADAYDAMTNDRPYRKALSKKEAIKELKKYSGRQFDPELVDMYINII is encoded by the coding sequence ATGGATTATAATAAACTAAACAAAGATGAGCTTACAAAAAAAATAAACTCATTAGAAGATAGTTTCAATTTAGTAAAGGAAAATTCTGAAAATTTTAATTATTTGATGATATATAAATACTTAACTAGATTATTGAACAACATTTATGAAAATATATATATATCTGACCCTGAGACATATGAAATAATATTTGCAAATGAAGCATTAATTAATTCTTTGAAAAATAACCCAATAGGTAAAAAATGTTATGAAGCGCTTCAAGGATTTAAAGAACCATGTAGCTTTTGTAGTAATAAAATAATATTAGAAAATAAAAACGAAATATACAAGTGGGAATATTATAATCAAATCCTAGATAAACATTATATTTTAGCTGATAAAATTATCAAATGGATAGATGGCAGAGATGTTAGATTCGAATTTGCTGTTAACATAACTGATCTAAAAAAAACACAGAATGCTTTAAAAAGAAAACTAAAATTTGAAAAAGCTATTAAAGATATATCATATAAATTCATAAATCTAGATAATTTTTATGATAAAATGAATTATTCTTTCGAGAAAATTGGAAATTTAACCAACTCATCTAGGATATATATATTTGACTATGATAACAAATACGATACTTTAACAAATACTCAAGAATGGTGTGCCAAGGGGGTTTTTCCACAAATTAACAAACTCCAAAACTTACCTGCAACTATGTTTCCTTGGTGGATGAAAAAGCTGCATAACAAAGATTATATAATAATTAAAGATGTCAATAAACTACCTCCAGAAGCTGAAAACGAAAAAAAAATCTTGCTTGAACAAAATATAATTTCATTAGTTGCTATGCCTATATTTATTGGCGACGAATTATATGGTTTTATTGGATTAGATTACATAGAGAATAATTTTACTTGTAGTAATGAAGATATAAATCTTCTAAGGATTTTCTCTCAAATTGTTGGTATGAGTATTAATAAAATAATCATCAATAAAAAACTAAATTATCTCATATACCATGATACTCTAACTAAAGTTTATAACAGAAATTACTTTGAAAAGGAAATGGATGAACTAAATAAAAAGAATTTATCAACAGGTATTATAATATGTGATATTGATGGACTTAAACTAATAAATGATACTTTCGGTCATAAGGTTGGAGATAAACTATTAATCGATTTTGCTAGTATTTTAATAAAATGTGTGAACAATACTGATACAATAGCTAGAATAGGTGGCGATGAGTTTGTAGTACTTTTATCTGATACAAACCGCTGTTATATACAAAACATCATTGAACTCATTAAAGAAGAAATTGATAACTATAATAGCAAAAAAGAAATAAAGCTAAGTGCTTCAATAGGTTATGCTATTAAAACTGATAATGATATGGATTTACGTGATATATTTAAGCAAGCTGATGATTACATGTATAGAAGGAAACTGCTTAATAGTAATAGTATTAGAAGTTCATTAATTCAAACTCTTACTAAGGCTTTAGATGCTAGAGATTTTATTACTCAAGGTCATGCTGAAAGACTTGAAGAGTTAGTAATCAAATTAGCTAAAGCATATAAACTTCCAAAGAATATGTACGGAGATCTGATACTGTTTGCTAAATTTCATGATATTGGTAAAGTAGGTATATCTGATAAAATATTATTTAAAAACGGTCCTTTAAATAAAGAAGAGCGAAAAAATATACAGAGACATTCTGAAATTGGATATAAAATAGCTAGAACTTCACCAGATTTAGTACTTATATCAGATTGGATTCTAAAGCATCATGAATGGTGGGATGGCTCTGGTTATCCAATAGGTCTAAAAGGGGAGGAAATTCCATTAGAATGTAGAATTTTGTCTATAGCAGATGCTTATGATGCTATGACAAATGATAGACCTTATAGAAAAGCCTTAAGTAAAAAAGAAGCTATAAAAGAGCTTAAAAAATACTCTGGTAGACAATTTGATCCAGAACTAGTTGATATGTATATAAACATCATATAA
- a CDS encoding protease complex subunit PrcB family protein: MKIKRLFILILSFVIVMTSSAFAKSINNNINLKCRLNIEQDLNKLLLERVRLFLGEEEQCKIKYNLLDNKLPENVEKWVDENKKLKKTCEIKKIDNKNYVYVMQQTPSSGYQIKIHDVQSTNDVLLVKYQAELINKDAVNLQVISYPYTVFEIENNKDYKKIIAKNTINPVNVSPIVDKEAVNYKLVENKNFTEKIKKWVNENKKSKKLQGIKKIDDKTYVYIMQEVSTSGYNIQVEDLYSVGENLFINYQAKLFDKNICVLDVISYPYAVLEIDNNKDYKKIYSSTKCFFSNIKDSKLIDAIDNANNRK, from the coding sequence ATGAAAATTAAAAGATTGTTTATTTTGATTTTGAGTTTCGTGATAGTTATGACTTCTAGTGCTTTTGCAAAAAGTATTAATAATAATATTAATTTAAAATGTAGATTAAATATTGAACAGGATTTAAATAAGTTATTATTAGAACGAGTGCGACTATTTTTAGGTGAGGAAGAGCAGTGTAAAATAAAATATAATCTATTAGATAATAAACTACCTGAGAATGTTGAAAAATGGGTTGATGAGAATAAAAAACTAAAAAAAACTTGTGAAATAAAGAAGATAGACAATAAAAATTATGTATATGTAATGCAACAAACGCCTAGTTCAGGGTATCAAATTAAAATACATGATGTTCAATCTACTAATGATGTTTTGTTAGTAAAATATCAAGCTGAGTTAATCAATAAGGATGCAGTTAATTTACAAGTTATATCATATCCATATACAGTATTTGAAATAGAAAATAATAAAGATTATAAGAAAATAATAGCTAAAAATACTATAAATCCTGTTAATGTAAGTCCAATTGTTGATAAAGAAGCTGTGAATTATAAGCTTGTAGAAAATAAGAATTTTACCGAAAAAATAAAAAAATGGGTAAATGAAAATAAAAAATCAAAAAAGTTGCAAGGTATTAAAAAAATAGATGATAAAACCTATGTATATATAATGCAGGAAGTTTCAACATCAGGATATAATATTCAAGTTGAGGATTTATATTCTGTAGGTGAAAATTTATTTATTAATTATCAAGCTAAATTATTTGACAAAAATATCTGTGTGCTAGATGTTATATCGTATCCATATGCAGTACTGGAGATTGATAACAATAAAGATTATAAAAAAATATATTCGTCTACAAAGTGTTTTTTTTCAAATATTAAAGATAGCAAATTAATCGATGCAATAGATAATGCAAACAATAGAAAATAA
- a CDS encoding radical SAM protein encodes MNKPSYLNLLSNGELEKRVTTLNQMLKNCVLCPHQCGVNRLKGERGYCKTLNDCVISGAEAHFGEEKELVGTYGSGTIFFSYCNLRCVFCQNYEISYCGEGQTVNTTKLSEMMLSLQNIGCHNINLVSPSHIVPQIVEAIFIAAKKGLNIPIVYNTNGYDLTDTLKLLECIVDIYMPDIKFSDDDIAEKYLGVKNYYTIAKKAVKEMYRQVNNLKTDDNNIAYKGLLVRHLVLPHNLAGTKKIMQFLVDEISTDTYVNIMAQYYPAHESFKFKEINRSISRGI; translated from the coding sequence GTGAATAAACCTAGTTATTTAAATTTATTATCAAATGGTGAATTAGAAAAGAGAGTTACAACCTTGAATCAAATGCTTAAGAATTGTGTTCTTTGTCCTCATCAATGTGGTGTAAACAGACTAAAGGGAGAAAGAGGGTATTGTAAAACATTGAATGATTGTGTTATATCTGGAGCTGAAGCGCACTTTGGTGAAGAAAAAGAATTGGTAGGGACATATGGATCAGGGACAATATTTTTCTCATATTGTAACTTAAGATGTGTATTTTGTCAGAACTATGAAATAAGCTACTGTGGAGAAGGTCAAACAGTAAATACGACTAAGCTTTCTGAAATGATGCTTTCTTTACAAAACATAGGATGTCATAATATTAACCTTGTATCTCCAAGTCATATAGTCCCACAAATAGTAGAAGCAATATTTATAGCAGCTAAAAAAGGTTTAAATATACCTATAGTTTATAATACTAATGGTTATGACTTAACTGATACACTTAAATTATTAGAATGCATTGTAGATATTTACATGCCTGACATTAAATTTTCTGATGATGATATTGCAGAAAAATATTTAGGTGTAAAAAACTATTATACGATTGCAAAAAAAGCTGTAAAAGAAATGTATAGGCAAGTTAATAATCTAAAAACTGATGATAATAACATTGCTTATAAGGGTCTTCTTGTTAGACATTTAGTACTTCCACATAATCTAGCTGGTACAAAAAAAATAATGCAATTTTTAGTAGATGAAATATCTACAGATACTTATGTAAATATTATGGCTCAATACTATCCTGCTCATGAATCCTTTAAATTTAAAGAAATCAATAGAAGCATATCAAGAGGAATATAA
- a CDS encoding O-acetyl-ADP-ribose deacetylase has product MKYRGVNIKIVKGDITTLEVDAVVNAANTSLLGGSGVDGAIHKAGGESILNECKKIGGCPVGKAKITGAGNMPSKYVIHTVGPIYRDGMHDEPELLYEAYYNSLKLAFDYGIKSIAFPAISTGVYGYPKKDASLIAIKAVKDFIDNNSNSIMEIIFVLFTQEDYELYEKLIK; this is encoded by the coding sequence ATGAAGTATAGAGGTGTAAACATAAAAATAGTAAAAGGAGATATTACTACTTTAGAAGTTGATGCTGTTGTAAATGCAGCTAATACTTCATTGCTAGGAGGTAGTGGTGTTGATGGAGCTATACATAAAGCTGGAGGAGAGTCTATACTTAATGAGTGTAAAAAAATTGGAGGGTGTCCTGTTGGCAAGGCAAAAATAACAGGTGCGGGAAATATGCCTAGCAAATATGTTATACATACAGTTGGACCTATATACAGAGATGGTATGCATGATGAACCAGAGCTATTATATGAAGCCTATTACAATTCTTTGAAGTTAGCTTTTGATTATGGAATCAAATCAATAGCATTTCCTGCAATATCTACAGGAGTTTACGGTTATCCAAAAAAGGACGCATCACTTATAGCAATCAAAGCAGTTAAAGATTTTATAGATAACAATTCAAATAGTATAATGGAAATCATTTTTGTTTTATTTACTCAAGAAGACTATGAACTGTATGAAAAATTAATAAAATAA
- a CDS encoding YetF domain-containing protein: MFNPLNILLRVVLALIFLFTATKLLTKRSLANLTYFDYIATTTLGTIGGNLAFNTKINISTFIFSMTLITIIIMLVSYLSMKSKTIRDFFAGKPTILIENGKILENTMSKLNYSYDYLNEQLRQEGIFDINQVEFAILESNGGFSVKLKSQNRALTPHDLKLATQYEGLATEIILDGKIIEKNLQKNNIDKEWLYKQLLKRKINSIEDVSFAALSTNGNLYVDLYRDSI; this comes from the coding sequence TTGTTTAATCCTTTAAACATATTATTACGTGTGGTGTTAGCTCTAATATTTCTATTTACCGCAACAAAACTACTAACTAAAAGAAGCTTAGCAAACCTAACTTATTTTGACTATATTGCTACTACTACACTTGGAACTATAGGTGGTAATCTCGCTTTTAATACAAAAATAAATATTTCAACATTTATTTTTTCAATGACTTTAATAACTATAATTATCATGTTAGTATCATATTTATCTATGAAATCGAAAACTATTAGAGATTTTTTTGCTGGAAAACCTACAATACTAATTGAAAATGGAAAAATTCTAGAAAATACTATGTCTAAATTAAACTATTCCTATGATTACTTAAATGAACAACTAAGGCAAGAAGGCATATTTGATATTAATCAAGTTGAATTTGCTATTCTTGAATCTAATGGAGGGTTTAGTGTCAAACTAAAATCTCAGAATAGAGCATTAACTCCTCATGACCTTAAACTTGCTACTCAATACGAAGGACTTGCTACTGAAATAATTCTAGATGGCAAAATAATTGAAAAAAACCTTCAAAAAAATAACATAGACAAAGAATGGCTGTATAAACAACTACTCAAAAGAAAAATAAATAGCATAGAAGACGTCAGTTTTGCAGCATTGTCCACTAACGGTAATTTATATGTGGATCTTTATCGCGATAGTATTTAA
- the amrA gene encoding AmmeMemoRadiSam system protein A: protein MGKIKASYICPHPPIIVSEIGGKQSKLAKKTIEGCQNIAKDISKRKPDTIILITPHGTMFRDAIAIGGTDLLKGNFKNFGFQNIHLSKKNDLELTKKIIKSSEKNGISCVFLNENNCELYNIDCELDHGALVPLYFVDKEYKDYDLVHITYGLLSNKELYEFGKCIQETVNENEKDVVIIASGDLSHKLSNDGPYEYNPLGQKFDNLMTQYIKYDDRKAIMNIEKNLRESAAECGFLSIVIMLGALDGYSSENTVLSYEGPFGVGYMTAILDYKDKEENKKLLECLINDKKKKIEYIRKNEDEHVALARKSLESYIMTGKVIEDKSNVLPEDMLTKRAGTFVSIKKDGDLRGCIGTIIATQKNIYKEIIDNAIKAGTEDPRFSPVRVDELDSLVYSVDVLGESEKISSLDELDVKRYGIIVVKGSKRGLLLPNLDGVNTVNEQINIALRKADILSDEKYDIYKFEVIRHK, encoded by the coding sequence ATGGGAAAAATTAAAGCATCGTATATTTGCCCTCATCCACCAATTATAGTATCAGAAATAGGGGGTAAACAAAGTAAGCTTGCAAAAAAAACCATAGAAGGTTGTCAAAATATTGCAAAAGATATTAGCAAAAGGAAACCGGACACGATAATATTAATAACTCCTCATGGAACAATGTTTAGAGATGCTATTGCAATAGGAGGGACAGATTTGCTAAAAGGCAACTTTAAAAATTTCGGGTTCCAAAACATTCATCTATCTAAAAAAAACGATTTAGAATTAACTAAAAAAATTATTAAAAGTTCAGAGAAAAATGGTATTAGCTGTGTATTTTTAAATGAAAATAACTGCGAATTATATAATATTGATTGTGAATTGGATCATGGAGCGTTAGTACCGTTATATTTTGTAGATAAAGAGTATAAAGATTATGATTTAGTTCATATAACATATGGACTTTTAAGCAATAAAGAATTATATGAATTTGGAAAATGTATTCAAGAGACTGTTAATGAAAATGAAAAGGATGTTGTAATAATAGCCAGCGGTGATTTATCACATAAGTTATCAAATGATGGGCCTTATGAATACAATCCGTTGGGTCAAAAATTTGATAATTTGATGACACAATATATCAAATATGATGATAGAAAAGCTATAATGAATATTGAAAAGAATCTAAGGGAATCAGCTGCAGAATGTGGATTTCTTTCTATTGTTATAATGCTTGGAGCATTAGATGGTTATTCAAGTGAAAATACAGTCTTGTCATATGAAGGACCTTTTGGAGTAGGATACATGACAGCTATACTGGATTATAAGGATAAAGAAGAAAATAAAAAATTATTAGAATGTTTAATTAACGATAAAAAGAAAAAAATAGAATACATAAGAAAAAATGAAGACGAACATGTAGCATTAGCTAGAAAAAGTTTAGAAAGCTATATTATGACTGGAAAAGTAATAGAAGACAAGTCAAATGTATTACCAGAAGATATGTTAACTAAACGAGCAGGAACATTTGTATCAATAAAAAAGGATGGAGATTTAAGAGGTTGTATAGGTACTATAATAGCAACACAAAAAAATATATACAAGGAAATAATCGATAATGCTATAAAAGCAGGAACAGAGGATCCAAGATTTAGTCCTGTTAGGGTTGATGAGCTTGATAGTTTAGTTTACTCTGTAGATGTTTTAGGAGAGTCAGAGAAGATATCTTCATTAGATGAATTAGATGTAAAAAGATATGGAATCATAGTTGTGAAGGGCTCAAAAAGAGGGTTGTTATTGCCTAATCTTGATGGTGTTAATACAGTAAATGAGCAGATAAATATAGCTTTAAGAAAGGCAGATATACTATCAGATGAAAAATATGATATTTATAAATTTGAAGTTATAAGACATAAATAG
- the sdaAA gene encoding L-serine ammonia-lyase, iron-sulfur-dependent, subunit alpha, with protein sequence MMFNTGEELLKITEENGLKISEVVLACECEYTGLTHEDIRNKMNETLEIMKKSAQAGLEKEIKSVGGIIGGDAKKVFDYTNKGKTLCGQNINKAIARAYSCAEVNAGMGQICAAPTAGSCGIIPASVLTAAEIYKSSDNDIIDALLTASGIGMIISKNATVSGAEGGCQAECGSAAAMASAAIVELAGGTPEMSLHAAAIAIKNIMGLICDPVAGLVEAPCAKRNASGTVNALICADMVLAGVRSIIPFDEVIDAMYRVGRMLPFELKETALGGVAATPTGIEISNRIFNK encoded by the coding sequence ATTATGTTCAATACTGGAGAAGAATTATTGAAAATCACTGAAGAAAATGGTTTAAAGATATCAGAAGTAGTATTAGCTTGTGAATGTGAATACACTGGGCTGACACATGAAGATATAAGAAATAAAATGAATGAAACTTTAGAAATTATGAAAAAATCAGCTCAAGCAGGTTTAGAAAAAGAAATAAAATCTGTAGGTGGTATTATTGGCGGAGATGCTAAGAAAGTTTTTGACTATACAAATAAAGGTAAGACATTATGCGGACAAAATATTAATAAAGCGATAGCTAGAGCGTATTCATGTGCAGAAGTAAATGCAGGTATGGGACAAATTTGTGCTGCTCCAACTGCTGGTTCATGCGGAATAATACCAGCTTCAGTGCTAACAGCAGCAGAAATATATAAATCAAGTGATAACGATATCATAGATGCTTTATTAACAGCTTCCGGGATAGGGATGATAATATCAAAGAATGCAACAGTATCAGGTGCAGAAGGAGGATGTCAAGCTGAATGTGGTTCAGCAGCAGCAATGGCATCAGCAGCAATTGTAGAGTTAGCAGGCGGAACACCTGAGATGTCTTTACATGCAGCTGCAATAGCTATTAAAAACATAATGGGGCTAATATGCGATCCAGTAGCAGGACTAGTAGAAGCACCTTGTGCTAAAAGAAATGCTTCAGGTACAGTTAATGCTTTGATATGTGCTGACATGGTTTTAGCAGGAGTAAGGAGTATAATACCTTTTGATGAGGTTATTGATGCAATGTATAGGGTAGGCAGGATGCTGCCATTCGAATTAAAGGAAACTGCTTTAGGTGGTGTTGCAGCTACTCCTACAGGGATTGAGATAAGTAATAGAATATTTAATAAATAG
- a CDS encoding FUSC family protein: protein MLKIGARNLKTAIAVFISLIICKLLKQTYPFYACIAAVICMQNSVENSFVIGKNRMIGTIIGGILGYLLSVLFGNSSVMCALGIIIVIYICNLLDKKGSVVISCIVFIAIMVNLKDVSALEYAVLRVIDTLIGILVAILVNKYIKIEKIKLSKLFKKKELD, encoded by the coding sequence ATGTTAAAAATAGGTGCAAGAAATTTGAAAACAGCGATAGCTGTTTTTATTAGCTTAATTATTTGCAAGCTTTTAAAACAGACATATCCTTTTTACGCATGTATTGCAGCAGTAATATGTATGCAAAATTCTGTTGAGAATTCATTTGTTATTGGTAAAAATAGAATGATAGGAACAATAATAGGTGGTATACTGGGATATTTGTTATCAGTATTGTTTGGTAATAGTTCTGTAATGTGTGCTTTAGGAATTATTATAGTGATATATATTTGTAATTTACTAGATAAGAAAGGTTCTGTAGTAATATCTTGTATAGTATTTATTGCAATTATGGTAAATCTAAAAGATGTTTCAGCACTTGAATATGCTGTTCTTAGGGTAATAGATACCTTGATAGGTATACTTGTTGCAATATTAGTCAATAAATATATAAAGATTGAAAAAATAAAGCTTTCTAAGCTGTTTAAAAAGAAGGAACTAGATTAG
- the sdaAB gene encoding L-serine ammonia-lyase, iron-sulfur-dependent subunit beta — MNDYSVFDILGPIMVGPSSSHTAGAARLGMAARCIAGDDFDNVDFYLYGSFAKTYKGHGTDKALTAGILGMNPSDTDLRNSLAIAKKKGIRVYFIKKDDEVSHPNTVKIVVRKKNGTTTEIVGASIGGGNIYIKNIDGYDVELTGKLPTIIIRHMDKKGMISKVSTVLAGSGLNIATMKVSRIKKGNQASMIIEVDEKITKKIIQDLNNIDDIIVARAINSLEERS; from the coding sequence ATGAATGATTATAGTGTTTTTGATATATTAGGTCCAATAATGGTTGGACCATCAAGTTCTCATACAGCTGGAGCTGCTAGACTAGGCATGGCGGCAAGATGTATAGCTGGTGATGATTTTGATAATGTTGATTTTTATTTATATGGATCATTTGCTAAAACATATAAGGGACATGGAACAGATAAAGCGTTAACAGCTGGGATTTTAGGAATGAACCCTAGTGATACAGATTTAAGGAACTCATTAGCTATTGCTAAGAAAAAAGGAATAAGAGTATACTTTATAAAAAAGGATGATGAAGTTTCTCATCCTAATACAGTTAAAATTGTAGTACGCAAAAAAAATGGCACTACAACAGAGATTGTAGGCGCATCAATAGGTGGAGGAAATATTTATATAAAAAATATAGATGGTTATGATGTAGAATTAACAGGAAAGCTTCCTACAATAATTATAAGACATATGGATAAAAAAGGGATGATAAGTAAGGTTTCAACTGTATTAGCTGGTAGTGGCTTAAATATAGCTACTATGAAAGTAAGTAGGATCAAGAAAGGTAATCAGGCCTCTATGATTATAGAAGTAGACGAAAAAATAACTAAGAAAATAATTCAAGATTTAAATAACATAGATGATATTATAGTAGCTAGAGCAATTAATTCACTAGAGGAAAGGAGTTAA
- a CDS encoding CPBP family intramembrane glutamic endopeptidase translates to MSKYIRMIFRVITLGAIYIIVQKLIAVVVSLVCFVFNIEEKVYSYAGYCNLIIILSVLMTFFIYFFTLQFKGENIFLYCKFKITKYKTVLYAFFLGMSINILAAVAINFIDLQQYESTDIELLEIMIKQNNFIISILLIGIIVPIFEEILFRGLIFNELKKGVNIYLAVILQALVFGAYHGNLIQGIFTSILGVVLGIAYIYTKSIWIPIFIHIGNNCLSIFLSKNLSEITILSSKLVITIIILSILVLTICIRHIIRCKPNNKQDVFDI, encoded by the coding sequence TTGTCTAAATATATAAGAATGATATTTCGTGTTATAACACTTGGAGCTATTTATATTATTGTTCAGAAGCTAATTGCAGTAGTTGTCAGTTTAGTATGTTTTGTTTTTAATATTGAAGAAAAAGTTTATAGCTATGCTGGTTATTGCAACTTAATAATAATTTTAAGTGTGCTGATGACTTTTTTTATTTATTTTTTTACATTGCAATTTAAAGGTGAGAATATTTTTTTATATTGTAAGTTCAAAATTACAAAATATAAGACTGTATTATATGCATTTTTTTTAGGAATGTCAATAAATATACTTGCAGCAGTTGCTATTAATTTTATTGACTTACAACAATATGAGTCGACTGATATTGAATTACTTGAAATCATGATTAAGCAAAATAATTTTATCATATCAATTTTGCTTATTGGTATAATAGTTCCGATATTTGAAGAAATATTATTTAGAGGTTTGATATTTAATGAACTAAAAAAAGGTGTAAACATCTATTTAGCTGTAATATTGCAAGCTTTAGTATTTGGAGCATATCATGGCAATCTTATTCAAGGCATTTTTACATCAATACTGGGTGTTGTTTTAGGAATTGCATATATTTATACAAAATCTATCTGGATTCCTATATTTATACATATAGGCAATAATTGCTTAAGTATTTTTTTATCAAAAAATTTATCCGAAATTACTATATTAAGTTCAAAATTAGTTATAACAATAATAATATTGTCAATATTAGTTTTAACAATATGTATAAGACATATCATTAGATGTAAACCTAATAATAAACAAGATGTTTTTGATATATGA